From the Gramella sp. Hel_I_59 genome, one window contains:
- a CDS encoding DNA modification methylase gives MTNLENSTDKTVVLPLEWHNEKRKVKDLIPYEFNPRTLTEEKKEKLIKSLEKFNLAEVPAINTDNKIIAGHQRVKILLHLNRGEDVIDVRVPNRELTDQEFKEYNITSNVPAGYWDLDILEEHFADIDLEELGLFVGDIELPEDIIPEELKPEEEGEFDPEPPVEPITQTGDVYELRSIKKNITHRIICGDSTLKETYDKVLKEDRINLTVTDPPYNVDYKGGRDKKRDKIANDKMADNSFYQFLYDFYIQAYEFSRPGAPIYVFHADTEGVNFRSALVDAGFKISQCLIWKKNSIVLSRQDYHWIHEPCLYGWKLGEAHPWYSDRKQRTVLEFDRPLRSEEHPTMKPVELLSYLILNSSQQRNIVFDAFLGSGSTLIACEKNWRICRGIELDPKYSDVEVRRWIKYMIENELEFQVIKNGTRLGKEDLREYLE, from the coding sequence ATGACAAATTTAGAAAATTCCACGGATAAAACTGTGGTCCTGCCATTAGAATGGCACAATGAAAAGCGGAAAGTAAAAGATCTTATTCCGTATGAGTTCAACCCCCGGACCTTAACCGAAGAGAAAAAAGAAAAGCTCATCAAAAGCCTGGAGAAATTTAACCTGGCTGAAGTTCCTGCGATCAATACCGACAATAAAATAATTGCCGGCCACCAGCGAGTGAAGATCCTGCTTCATTTAAATCGTGGTGAAGATGTAATTGACGTTCGAGTTCCGAACCGGGAACTCACCGATCAGGAATTTAAAGAATACAATATCACCTCCAACGTTCCTGCCGGGTATTGGGATCTTGATATCCTGGAAGAACACTTTGCTGATATCGACCTGGAGGAGCTTGGTCTTTTCGTGGGCGACATAGAACTTCCGGAGGATATTATTCCTGAAGAATTGAAACCAGAGGAAGAAGGAGAGTTTGATCCGGAACCCCCGGTGGAACCAATCACGCAAACTGGAGATGTTTACGAATTAAGAAGTATCAAAAAGAATATTACCCACAGGATCATTTGTGGCGACAGTACGCTTAAAGAAACCTATGATAAGGTTTTAAAAGAAGATCGCATCAATCTTACGGTAACAGATCCTCCGTACAATGTAGATTATAAAGGAGGCCGCGATAAGAAACGGGATAAAATCGCCAATGATAAGATGGCAGATAATTCTTTCTACCAGTTCCTTTATGATTTTTATATCCAGGCATACGAATTTTCAAGACCAGGTGCGCCCATTTATGTATTCCATGCCGATACTGAAGGTGTAAATTTTAGAAGTGCGCTGGTGGATGCCGGCTTTAAGATCTCTCAGTGCCTTATCTGGAAGAAGAATTCTATTGTATTGAGTCGCCAGGACTATCACTGGATCCACGAACCCTGTTTATATGGTTGGAAATTAGGAGAAGCTCATCCTTGGTACAGCGACAGAAAGCAAAGAACTGTCCTTGAGTTTGACCGGCCGCTTAGAAGTGAAGAGCATCCAACCATGAAGCCGGTAGAGCTGCTCAGTTATTTAATCCTGAATAGTTCTCAGCAGCGAAATATAGTATTCGATGCATTTCTTGGTTCTGGATCTACGTTGATCGCTTGCGAAAAGAACTGGAGGATCTGCAGAGGAATAGAACTGGATCCAAAATATTCAGATGTGGAAGTTCGGAGGTGGATTAAATATATGATAGAGAATGAACTCGAGTTCCAGGTAATTAAAAACGGTACCAGACTTGGAAAGGAAGATCTCAGGGAATACCTGGAATAA
- a CDS encoding LuxR C-terminal-related transcriptional regulator encodes MKNKSTTSLQHSQHLIAGLLPGDSNIEFFGCREKLEVKFTQNGKTHDFHELSSQDHSTLMNAYNMNHEAQNVLQAYKENGNFVSRARQLELYTYFMYGGTDTNPDIVDGKLQEPENYRHTRDCISLNFKPIKLNGNPLKKREIFMLDEMLQDHKNLVIAMKMGISESTFAQHDAELKKKAGVQSKPGLLVEAMRSGFGQYFNRV; translated from the coding sequence ATGAAAAACAAAAGTACAACATCGCTACAACACTCGCAACATTTAATTGCGGGATTATTACCTGGAGATTCCAACATCGAATTTTTTGGATGCCGCGAGAAGCTCGAGGTAAAATTTACCCAAAACGGTAAGACTCATGATTTTCATGAATTATCATCACAGGATCACTCCACTTTAATGAATGCTTATAACATGAACCACGAGGCGCAAAACGTTCTCCAGGCTTATAAGGAAAACGGCAATTTCGTCTCCAGGGCGAGACAGCTGGAACTATATACCTATTTCATGTATGGAGGCACAGATACCAATCCAGATATCGTGGATGGTAAACTGCAGGAACCTGAGAATTACCGGCACACCCGCGATTGCATTTCCCTCAATTTTAAACCGATTAAGCTGAACGGAAACCCGCTGAAGAAAAGAGAGATCTTCATGCTGGACGAAATGTTACAGGATCATAAGAACCTGGTGATCGCGATGAAAATGGGAATTAGTGAAAGCACCTTCGCTCAGCACGATGCCGAGCTAAAGAAAAAAGCAGGAGTACAAAGTAAACCTGGTCTTTTGGTGGAAGCCATGAGAAGCGGTTTCGGACAATATTTTAACAGGGTTTAG
- a CDS encoding DNA adenine methylase: MSGNSKKKIAFNYFGGKFSYIDEIYPYFPAEFVHLVELFAGSAVLSLNYEGNCIRTLNEINSDVTNFFTVLRDDRDELLTRLRFTPVSKKEYDDSWNCQSPDHVERARTFYVRLRQSYMGLGSQRRNKGWHLCRKSLYCNGGETVSRWNNSFEKLYEIAEILGSNYQITNYSYEECLERIDFPEAFFYADPPYPNESRSSHDDYKFDFTDADHYELAERLHEIQGKVMISGYNCDLMNELYADWEKVVLSTKRNNYRKTPVQECIWFNYPLSHTRKAQLSLDFSEILKPTT; this comes from the coding sequence ATGAGCGGAAATTCAAAAAAGAAAATAGCCTTTAATTACTTCGGTGGGAAATTTTCCTACATCGATGAGATCTACCCATATTTCCCTGCAGAGTTTGTGCACCTGGTAGAACTATTTGCAGGCAGCGCGGTGCTGTCTCTAAATTACGAAGGCAATTGCATTCGAACGCTGAACGAAATAAATTCAGATGTCACCAATTTCTTCACGGTGTTACGCGATGATCGAGACGAACTTTTAACCAGGTTGAGATTTACGCCGGTGAGTAAAAAAGAATATGACGATAGCTGGAACTGCCAGTCTCCAGATCATGTAGAACGTGCGCGAACTTTCTACGTTCGCTTGCGACAATCATATATGGGTTTAGGATCTCAGCGAAGAAATAAAGGCTGGCATCTTTGCAGAAAAAGCCTCTATTGCAACGGAGGTGAAACTGTAAGCAGATGGAATAATTCATTTGAAAAGCTATATGAAATCGCAGAGATCCTGGGTAGTAATTACCAGATCACGAATTACTCCTATGAAGAGTGTTTGGAAAGAATAGATTTTCCAGAAGCATTTTTTTATGCCGATCCGCCATATCCAAACGAAAGCAGATCTTCTCACGACGATTACAAATTCGATTTTACCGATGCTGATCATTATGAGCTGGCAGAGAGACTACACGAGATCCAGGGTAAGGTCATGATTAGCGGTTACAATTGCGACCTCATGAACGAATTATATGCAGATTGGGAAAAAGTGGTGCTTTCTACCAAAAGAAACAACTACCGCAAAACTCCCGTGCAGGAATGCATCTGGTTTAATTATCCTTTATCACACACTAGAAAGGCACAACTGAGCTTGGACTTTTCAGAAATTTTAAAACCTACAACATAA
- a CDS encoding transporter substrate-binding domain-containing protein, whose protein sequence is MTRFNFSSLIGVVLLILPGFILASNIPQDSTNKKIEQLQVGVFEQAPYMFKDNKGNWDGISIRLWRNVADDLNYNFGFQEIDPETANRSLKDKQVDILLLSELTAKEDSLVDFSHIYYTANMGAATSPAMDLGAIIKSFFSERFWIIVLVLSILLLTVGTIMYFVERRSNDENFGGERSIIKGIGSGFWWAGVTMTTIGYGDKAPVTFWGRVIALFWMLIAMAVTAVLTASLVSSIMGSSSSKKIAIPTDLKDMKVLALQDSKASTYLEEERVSFQKVSDLKEGLQLVNSRKADVILHNIPQLNYYINSDAALNLRVQPILLNPRLYAMAIRNKSNLRKDLNRSILKVIQTSQWQRELDRFIPDKR, encoded by the coding sequence ATGACACGCTTTAATTTTTCATCACTTATAGGGGTCGTACTCCTAATACTTCCAGGTTTTATCTTAGCCAGTAATATTCCGCAGGATTCTACCAATAAGAAAATAGAGCAACTTCAGGTAGGCGTATTTGAACAAGCACCTTACATGTTCAAGGATAATAAGGGAAATTGGGACGGTATTAGCATCCGACTTTGGAGAAATGTTGCCGATGATCTAAATTATAATTTCGGATTTCAGGAAATAGATCCGGAAACAGCGAATAGGAGTCTAAAAGATAAACAGGTCGATATTTTACTTTTAAGTGAACTAACTGCAAAAGAGGACAGCCTGGTAGACTTTAGTCATATCTATTACACTGCAAACATGGGAGCAGCGACCTCCCCAGCCATGGATCTTGGAGCCATTATCAAAAGTTTTTTCAGCGAAAGATTCTGGATTATAGTTTTAGTACTTTCTATATTATTGCTAACTGTAGGAACCATCATGTATTTTGTAGAGCGCAGAAGCAACGATGAAAATTTTGGAGGCGAACGTTCAATCATAAAAGGTATAGGTTCAGGTTTTTGGTGGGCAGGCGTTACTATGACAACGATTGGATATGGTGATAAGGCTCCGGTAACTTTTTGGGGCAGAGTCATTGCACTTTTCTGGATGCTTATCGCCATGGCGGTCACGGCGGTTCTAACTGCATCTTTAGTAAGCTCGATTATGGGCAGTTCTTCCAGTAAAAAGATTGCAATCCCTACCGACCTTAAAGATATGAAGGTACTTGCGTTGCAGGATTCAAAAGCTTCCACATATTTAGAAGAAGAAAGAGTAAGTTTTCAAAAGGTTTCTGACCTCAAAGAGGGTCTACAGCTCGTAAACTCTAGAAAAGCTGATGTCATTCTACATAACATCCCGCAGCTTAATTATTATATAAACAGCGATGCAGCTCTCAATCTTCGTGTTCAACCTATCTTACTTAATCCCCGATTATATGCCATGGCAATTCGTAACAAAAGTAATTTACGCAAAGATCTAAATCGTTCTATTTTGAAAGTAATACAGACTTCCCAATGGCAACGGGAGCTAGACAGATTTATTCCGGATAAGAGATAG
- a CDS encoding pitrilysin family protein, translated as MTNVRFNMKALALSFTFLAAVSCKVKDTPQNTSTGPDQAMVEQDTVQAEASADLSLEFKKYELENGLNVILHEDKSDPIVSVAIQYGVGSNREKKGRTGFAHLFEHMLFQESENVPQDQFFKTIQDVGGTLNGGTWQDGTIYYEVVPKNALETVLWLESDRMGFLINTVTEAAFANQQEVVQNEKRQRVDNNPYGHTGWVIDKNMYPDGHPYSWQVIGELEDLQNATVEDVKEFYDKFYGPNNATLVLAGDFQEDEAKNLIEKYFGEIKKGQEVEPLETQLVTLDETKRLYHEDNFATAPQLNMVWPVVEQYSEDSYALNYLGQILSNGKDAPLYEVLVKQKELTSRANAYNSPSQLAGQFTINVTANSGVDLDSIEIGIEEAFELFEQEGVTDFDIEKIKAGLETDFYNGISSVLGKSFQLARYDVLAGDPNFYKQDLENIKNVTKEDVMRVYNEYIKDKPYVMTSFVPKGKTDLITENSEKAQVVEEEITENKETEVSEAPSEKVEKTPSNFDRSVQPEMGESPSLSVPEAWNTELANGLEVYGIEQNELPLVTFSLVIEGGHLLDDLENNGVANLMSDIMMEGTANKTPQELEDAIALLGASIYMYTSNESIVVRGNSLKRNFSKTMDLVEEILLEPRWDEEELARIKTSTINGIERNEANPNRIASRVYNKILYGEDHPFAYTTSGTKEDVEAVSMEDLKQFYSENFSPSVARLHVVGDVNKAEALAAAEGLKNNWKAKEVNIPDFQIQNNREKASLYFVDVPDAKQSIINIGYIAIPRTNEDYYPLEVMNYKLGGSFSGNVNLILREEKGYTYGARSGFSGSKIPGTFTASSSVRTNTTGESVKIFKDEISKYKDGISQEDLQFTKNALIKSNARRFETQGSLLGMLQEMSAYDLDSNYIEKEENVINNMTLEQHQELANKYLDESKMAYLVVGDAKTQFEQFKDMGFDEVKLLNKEGEEIKMEDVK; from the coding sequence ATGACAAATGTCAGATTTAATATGAAAGCTTTAGCGCTTTCATTTACATTTTTGGCTGCAGTATCCTGTAAGGTTAAGGATACTCCGCAGAATACTTCCACAGGACCAGATCAGGCCATGGTGGAACAAGACACGGTTCAAGCCGAAGCAAGTGCAGACCTGAGTCTTGAATTCAAAAAGTATGAGCTGGAAAACGGCTTGAATGTTATTCTACACGAGGATAAGTCAGATCCTATTGTTTCCGTAGCGATTCAATATGGTGTTGGCTCTAACCGTGAGAAAAAAGGTAGAACAGGCTTTGCACACTTGTTTGAGCATATGCTGTTCCAGGAATCTGAAAATGTTCCGCAGGATCAGTTTTTCAAAACAATTCAGGATGTTGGTGGTACTTTAAACGGGGGAACCTGGCAGGATGGGACCATTTACTATGAAGTGGTGCCTAAAAATGCTCTGGAAACGGTACTTTGGTTAGAGTCCGATAGAATGGGCTTTTTGATCAATACAGTGACCGAAGCTGCTTTTGCCAATCAGCAGGAAGTGGTTCAGAATGAAAAAAGACAGCGTGTTGATAATAATCCTTATGGGCATACCGGTTGGGTAATAGACAAAAATATGTACCCTGATGGTCACCCATACAGCTGGCAGGTAATTGGAGAACTGGAAGATCTTCAGAATGCCACTGTTGAAGATGTAAAGGAGTTTTACGATAAATTTTATGGCCCTAATAATGCTACCCTTGTACTAGCTGGAGATTTTCAGGAAGATGAGGCTAAAAATCTTATTGAAAAATATTTTGGTGAGATTAAAAAAGGTCAGGAAGTAGAGCCATTAGAAACGCAATTGGTAACTCTGGATGAAACTAAACGTTTATATCACGAAGACAATTTTGCCACGGCGCCGCAATTAAATATGGTTTGGCCTGTTGTTGAACAGTATAGCGAAGATTCTTATGCGCTAAATTACCTTGGACAGATTTTATCCAACGGAAAAGATGCGCCATTATACGAAGTTCTTGTAAAGCAGAAAGAACTTACATCTCGCGCTAATGCGTATAATAGTCCGAGTCAATTAGCGGGTCAGTTCACTATCAACGTGACGGCAAATTCAGGAGTAGATCTTGATAGTATTGAAATTGGAATTGAAGAGGCTTTTGAACTTTTCGAACAAGAGGGAGTTACAGATTTTGATATTGAAAAGATCAAAGCTGGATTGGAAACAGATTTCTATAATGGTATTAGCAGTGTTCTTGGAAAATCCTTCCAGTTAGCGCGCTATGATGTTCTTGCTGGTGATCCTAATTTCTATAAGCAAGACTTGGAAAACATTAAAAATGTGACCAAGGAGGATGTGATGCGTGTCTATAATGAATATATCAAGGACAAACCTTATGTAATGACCAGTTTTGTGCCGAAGGGTAAAACTGATTTGATTACTGAAAATTCTGAAAAAGCTCAAGTTGTAGAAGAAGAAATTACTGAAAATAAAGAAACTGAAGTATCAGAAGCTCCTTCTGAAAAAGTTGAAAAAACTCCTTCAAATTTTGATAGATCTGTGCAACCTGAAATGGGCGAATCTCCAAGTCTCAGTGTTCCTGAAGCGTGGAATACGGAACTGGCAAATGGTTTAGAAGTTTACGGAATTGAACAGAATGAATTGCCCCTAGTAACTTTTAGTTTGGTTATAGAAGGCGGACATTTACTGGATGATCTTGAAAACAATGGTGTTGCTAATTTAATGAGCGATATTATGATGGAAGGAACAGCTAACAAAACTCCGCAGGAACTGGAAGACGCTATTGCGCTACTCGGTGCAAGCATTTATATGTATACCAGCAATGAATCTATCGTTGTTCGTGGAAACTCTCTGAAAAGAAATTTTTCAAAAACTATGGATCTGGTGGAAGAAATTCTATTGGAACCAAGATGGGATGAAGAAGAATTAGCAAGAATTAAAACCAGCACTATCAACGGAATAGAAAGAAATGAAGCAAACCCTAACAGGATTGCAAGCAGGGTATATAATAAAATTCTTTACGGTGAGGATCATCCATTCGCTTATACTACTTCAGGTACAAAAGAAGATGTGGAAGCGGTTAGTATGGAAGACCTGAAACAATTCTATTCTGAAAACTTCTCACCTTCTGTGGCAAGATTACATGTAGTTGGTGATGTAAATAAAGCGGAAGCTTTGGCGGCAGCTGAAGGTCTTAAGAATAACTGGAAAGCGAAAGAAGTCAATATTCCTGATTTTCAAATCCAGAATAATCGCGAAAAGGCATCCCTGTATTTTGTAGATGTTCCAGACGCAAAGCAATCTATCATTAATATTGGATACATTGCGATTCCAAGAACTAATGAGGATTACTATCCTTTGGAAGTGATGAACTATAAATTAGGGGGATCTTTTTCCGGAAATGTAAACCTTATTCTTAGAGAAGAAAAAGGATACACTTATGGAGCACGTTCAGGATTTAGCGGTTCAAAAATTCCCGGGACTTTTACGGCGTCGTCTTCTGTTAGAACAAATACTACAGGAGAATCGGTAAAGATCTTTAAGGATGAAATTTCTAAATATAAGGATGGGATTTCTCAGGAAGACCTTCAATTCACTAAAAACGCACTGATCAAGTCAAACGCACGCCGATTTGAAACTCAGGGATCGCTTTTAGGGATGCTACAGGAAATGAGTGCTTATGATCTTGATTCAAATTATATCGAGAAAGAAGAAAATGTTATTAATAACATGACTTTAGAGCAACATCAGGAATTGGCGAATAAGTATCTGGATGAATCAAAAATGGCCTATCTGGTTGTTGGAGATGCAAAGACTCAGTTTGAACAATTTAAAG
- a CDS encoding head maturation protease, ClpP-related, with the protein MSKPKPYYNIVKNEAAKEATIYIYGAIGGIDWDTYESINTASKFAEAFSDLEKDADTIHIRINSPGGAVFEGQAIYNAIFSSKKKIITYNDGICASMAALILLSGDEIHAFKNSLLMIHNSSSSYWGNKKEVEEQLLASEKIDKALGTAIEDRLGISAEEVEKDYLNYKDNWFTTEEAEELGFYDHVIKKEKAQLPEDIMQLKPKDLVDKYAAMSFKIPKQKLKTTNTTDMSKPNSFPNLVAVLGAVLATTDNGSYINDEQKAAIDNKIAADALAIQTATSAKDTAETALQEEKDSRQAAIDAEKVNTTAAVTALRAAATEAGVENLAEDADMATINAALTAQIATLNKKPGATHTAKGAEDKDSGEFAYLDLSNSIYSEAPKQ; encoded by the coding sequence TTGTCAAAACCGAAACCTTACTACAACATAGTAAAAAACGAAGCCGCCAAAGAAGCGACCATATATATCTATGGAGCTATTGGTGGTATAGACTGGGATACTTACGAGTCTATTAATACCGCTTCAAAATTTGCTGAAGCCTTTAGCGATCTAGAAAAAGATGCCGATACCATCCACATCAGGATCAATTCTCCTGGTGGAGCCGTATTTGAAGGTCAGGCAATTTACAATGCCATTTTCTCTTCCAAGAAAAAGATCATTACTTATAATGATGGGATTTGCGCCAGTATGGCCGCTTTAATCCTACTTTCCGGAGACGAGATCCACGCCTTTAAGAATTCTCTTTTAATGATCCACAACTCCAGCTCCTCTTATTGGGGAAACAAAAAGGAAGTTGAGGAGCAGCTATTGGCTTCAGAAAAAATAGACAAAGCTCTAGGTACCGCTATAGAGGATCGTCTGGGTATTTCTGCAGAAGAAGTTGAAAAGGATTATCTGAACTATAAAGACAACTGGTTCACCACCGAAGAAGCTGAAGAACTTGGATTCTATGATCACGTGATCAAAAAAGAGAAGGCCCAGCTCCCAGAAGACATTATGCAATTGAAACCAAAGGACCTGGTAGATAAGTACGCCGCGATGAGTTTCAAAATCCCAAAGCAAAAATTAAAAACCACAAATACTACAGACATGAGTAAACCTAATTCGTTTCCGAATTTGGTAGCTGTCCTGGGAGCCGTTTTAGCGACTACCGATAATGGAAGCTATATCAATGACGAACAAAAAGCTGCGATCGATAACAAGATCGCTGCCGATGCACTGGCAATCCAGACAGCAACTTCAGCAAAAGATACTGCAGAAACTGCGCTGCAGGAAGAGAAAGATTCTCGCCAGGCTGCCATCGATGCTGAAAAAGTAAATACCACTGCAGCCGTAACAGCTCTTAGAGCTGCTGCCACTGAAGCCGGTGTGGAAAATCTTGCAGAAGATGCAGATATGGCCACGATCAATGCTGCTCTTACAGCGCAGATCGCTACGCTAAACAAAAAACCAGGAGCAACTCACACTGCAAAAGGTGCTGAGGATAAGGATTCAGGAGAATTCGCCTACCTGGACCTAAGCAATTCAATTTATTCTGAAGCCCCAAAACAATAA
- a CDS encoding nucleoid-associated protein gives MINLYNTQIDELYIHQVGNKCRGEKLFISEQPYEITDEIRPLLKEFFLKPFREKDEQYFKFEEFSELEVVLQKELDIPYYRGDRDVAQWLYDQGVHPHIKSGELYFCRLSNMELDNEKVEGFGIFKSELRDDFLQFSEGKSQLEMNIQQGVNLKKLDKGALILTNPESKTGFRILYIDSNKYDSKYWLENFLNLEELEDAIFHTKNYLEFCRGFAKDVVKPAEDKQQEVLFLNHAFDYFASNDAFEESDFVNNAIENPDLVPEFQNYKIEKGPKYKVEDLTSFEIDNTAVTEIRKKNKSQIDLDTNISIKMDFINADSADKFIEKGWDEEKQMYYYLCYFNKELK, from the coding sequence ATGATCAATCTTTACAACACTCAAATCGACGAGCTGTACATCCACCAGGTTGGGAATAAATGCCGGGGAGAGAAATTATTTATTTCTGAACAGCCGTACGAGATCACCGATGAAATCCGCCCGCTTTTAAAAGAATTCTTTCTAAAACCTTTTCGGGAAAAAGACGAGCAGTATTTCAAATTCGAGGAGTTTTCTGAATTAGAAGTAGTGCTTCAAAAAGAGCTGGATATTCCATATTACCGTGGAGATCGTGATGTGGCTCAATGGTTATATGATCAGGGAGTTCATCCACATATTAAATCTGGAGAATTATACTTCTGCAGGCTTTCCAATATGGAGTTGGACAATGAAAAAGTAGAAGGTTTCGGGATCTTTAAAAGTGAATTAAGAGACGATTTCCTGCAATTTTCGGAAGGCAAAAGTCAGCTGGAAATGAACATACAGCAGGGAGTGAACCTTAAAAAACTAGATAAAGGAGCGTTAATTCTTACAAATCCAGAAAGCAAAACCGGGTTTAGGATTTTGTATATCGACTCCAATAAATACGATTCCAAATACTGGCTGGAGAACTTCCTGAACCTGGAAGAGCTGGAGGATGCCATCTTTCACACTAAAAACTATCTCGAGTTCTGCAGAGGCTTTGCTAAAGATGTCGTAAAACCTGCAGAAGACAAACAGCAGGAAGTTCTCTTTTTAAACCATGCCTTTGACTATTTCGCCAGTAACGATGCCTTTGAAGAAAGCGATTTTGTGAACAATGCCATCGAAAATCCAGACCTGGTACCGGAATTCCAAAACTACAAAATCGAGAAAGGACCAAAATACAAGGTCGAGGATCTTACCAGCTTTGAAATTGACAATACAGCGGTGACCGAGATCAGGAAAAAGAACAAAAGCCAGATAGACCTGGACACGAATATCAGCATCAAAATGGACTTTATCAACGCCGATTCTGCCGATAAGTTTATCGAGAAAGGATGGGATGAAGAAAAGCAAATGTATTACTACCTGTGCTATTTCAATAAAGAATTAAAATAA
- a CDS encoding terminase family protein, whose protein sequence is MRKNKKVTLNVAQLIASMAKQKQKFLEWGRGSGKTTYLGYDSLQLVKQMPRASFAMVGSTYSQILSRFMPAIKEGLELFGIYENVDYVIGSMAGKKLGFKMPFQAPDSFNNIWHWANGCIFQFVSLDHKDSGRGLNSYAIRGDEAALFDNEKLAINVRNTNRAKKAIFKNAPLLHSEVFTSSTPLTRKGKWFTDMEELARKDPNNILFLKATAKVNMENVRSDYFEYMRQAYTNDFIYDAEMLNIRPKEITDGYYSQLTENHYYTDYDLGYLETLPGIVDVKGNSFNSKQDRDVMKHELLIISVDWGASINAMTVSQLQGDTYRVLKEFFVKSPKILDHLFIEKFLPYYKYHQCKEVYFYYDRTGNNDTANSKMTYAEQAAAILKKHGWTVYSMTTGTNPDYMDKFRLINVALKDDGRKQLPKIRINKGNCPNLIISMEHAEIYDRGKGLEKDKRSERRKSVDQEHATHLSDTFDYPFYSMFWDIFNGTALSPEDRPLSTFAR, encoded by the coding sequence ATGCGGAAGAATAAGAAAGTAACTCTCAACGTCGCTCAGCTGATCGCTTCCATGGCAAAACAGAAACAGAAGTTCCTGGAATGGGGCAGGGGAAGCGGGAAAACCACTTATTTAGGATATGATTCTCTGCAGCTGGTAAAACAGATGCCCCGAGCGTCTTTTGCCATGGTGGGTTCTACCTATAGCCAGATCCTTTCCCGATTTATGCCGGCGATTAAAGAAGGCCTTGAATTATTCGGGATCTATGAGAATGTGGATTATGTGATAGGATCTATGGCCGGGAAAAAACTCGGTTTTAAGATGCCTTTCCAGGCACCGGATTCTTTCAACAATATTTGGCATTGGGCCAATGGCTGTATTTTCCAGTTTGTGAGCCTGGACCATAAGGATAGCGGACGTGGATTAAACTCCTATGCTATACGTGGAGATGAGGCCGCATTATTCGATAATGAGAAGCTGGCAATCAACGTACGAAATACCAACCGGGCAAAGAAGGCCATATTCAAGAATGCACCACTATTACACTCGGAGGTCTTTACTTCTTCCACACCATTAACCAGGAAAGGGAAATGGTTTACTGATATGGAAGAGCTAGCCAGGAAAGATCCTAATAATATCTTATTCCTGAAGGCGACGGCAAAAGTGAACATGGAGAACGTTAGATCGGACTATTTCGAGTATATGAGGCAGGCTTACACCAATGACTTTATATACGATGCTGAGATGCTTAACATCCGGCCCAAGGAAATCACAGACGGTTACTATTCACAGCTTACCGAGAACCACTACTATACTGACTATGATCTGGGCTACCTGGAGACGCTACCAGGTATCGTGGATGTAAAGGGTAATTCCTTTAATAGTAAGCAGGACCGGGATGTAATGAAGCATGAACTGCTGATCATCTCTGTGGATTGGGGTGCAAGTATTAATGCGATGACGGTATCTCAGCTGCAGGGTGATACTTACCGGGTATTGAAGGAGTTCTTTGTGAAGAGTCCGAAGATCCTGGATCACCTGTTCATTGAGAAGTTCCTCCCTTATTATAAGTATCACCAATGCAAAGAGGTGTACTTCTATTATGATAGAACTGGGAATAATGATACTGCCAACTCTAAGATGACGTATGCCGAGCAGGCAGCTGCTATCCTTAAGAAGCATGGATGGACGGTCTATTCCATGACCACCGGTACCAACCCGGATTATATGGATAAGTTCAGGCTGATCAACGTCGCTCTTAAGGATGATGGACGGAAGCAGCTACCAAAGATCCGGATAAATAAAGGGAACTGTCCGAACCTGATCATCTCCATGGAACACGCCGAGATCTATGATCGAGGAAAGGGACTGGAGAAGGATAAGAGATCAGAGCGAAGGAAGAGCGTGGACCAGGAACATGCCACTCACCTGAGTGATACCTTTGATTATCCTTTTTACTCTATGTTCTGGGATATCTTTAATGGAACTGCCTTATCGCCTGAGGACAGGCCACTTTCAACTTTTGCCAGGTAA